From Salarias fasciatus chromosome 12, fSalaFa1.1, whole genome shotgun sequence, the proteins below share one genomic window:
- the LOC115397948 gene encoding cyclin-G2-like, whose protein sequence is MRDLQGVDSLLLRELKTCCAKEGNFLPREAGLKLMEASSTENHTGVSAKCRDTRVEELWSLTSFFGYSTQTFVQAVNLLDRFLAIMKVQPKHLPCIGVCCFHIAAKMVEEENNVSPTHELIRISQSKFTVSDLCRMEKIISEKLCVDPEAVTALTLLRLYYAAFTCLSAAREEIPSIGRLEAQLKACLCRLVFSKAKPSVLALSLIAQEFDALQSVKLLKIVAQFQRLLKIGDSELLHWKELVAKCMSEYRSSECNKPDNKKLVWIVSRRTAQNLQACHFSVPGLPTIPERSWDESESEDSCEDLSSGEDSPCGSPGSDGEGAFFPRAFLSGRK, encoded by the exons atgaGGGATCTCCAGGGGGTGGACAGCTTGCTTTTGAGAGAGCTGAAGACATGTTGCGCGAAAGAGGGCAACTTTCTTCCAAGAGAAGCAGGCCTGAAGCTGATGGAGGCTTCTTCCACAGAG AATCACACCGGAGTATCTGCAAAATGCAGGGACACCAGAGTGGAAGAGCTGTGGAGCCTGACCAGCTTCTTCGGCTACAGCACCCAAACCTTCGTTCAAGCTGTCAATTTGCTTGATAGATTTCTTGCCATTATGAAG GTGCAGCCCAAGCACTTACCCTGCATCGGTGTCTGCTGTTTCCACATCGCTGCCAAAATGGTTGAGGAAGAGAATAATGTCTCACCTACCCATGAACTCATTCGCATCAGCCAAAGCAAGTTCACTGTGTCAGACCTGTGCCGCATGGAGAAGATCATTTCTGAGAAACTGTGCGTGGACCCCGAAGCCGTGACGGCCTTAACCTTGCTTCGCCTCTACTACGCAGCCTTTACATGCCTCTCTGCTGCAAG GGAGGAGATCCCAAGCATTGGGAGACTGGAAGCCCAGCTAAAAGCCTGCTTATGTCGGCTTGTTTTCTCTAAAGCAAAA cCCTCTGTGTTGGCGCTGTCCCTCATTGCCCAGGAGTTTGACGCCCTCCAGTCAGTCAAGCTGTTGAAGATTGTCGCACAATTCCAAAGACTTCTGAAG ATCGGCGACAGCGAGCTGCTCCACTGGAAGGAGCTTGTGGCCAAGTGCATGTCTGAGTACCGCTCCAGCGAATGTAACAAACCGGACAACAAAAAGCTGGTTTGGATCGTGTCCAGGAGAACGGCGCAGAATCTCCAGGCCTGCCACTTCAGCGTACCCGGTCTGCCAACTattccagagaggagctgggaCGAGAGCGAGAG TGAGGACTCCTGTGAGGACCTGAGCAGCGGAGAGGACAGTCCGTGTGGCTCGCCGGGAAGCGATGGCGAGGGAGCCTTCTTCCCCCGCGCCTTCCTCAGCGGCAGGAAGTGA